From a region of the Actinopolymorpha singaporensis genome:
- the clpS gene encoding ATP-dependent Clp protease adapter ClpS — translation MSGTAPVELERPDVEDVVLPDTPWITIVWNDPINLMSYVTYVFQTYFNYPRKKAEKLMMDVHKRGKAVVSSGTREEMERDVEAMHSYGLWATLEKSGKGGDGKSGNA, via the coding sequence GTGAGCGGTACCGCACCCGTGGAGCTCGAGCGCCCCGATGTCGAAGACGTGGTCCTTCCGGACACGCCGTGGATCACGATCGTCTGGAACGACCCGATCAACCTGATGTCGTACGTCACCTACGTCTTCCAGACGTACTTCAACTACCCGCGCAAGAAGGCCGAGAAGCTCATGATGGACGTCCACAAGCGCGGTAAGGCGGTCGTGTCCAGCGGTACGCGCGAGGAGATGGAACGCGACGTCGAGGCCATGCACTCCTACGGTCTGTGGGCCACGCTGGAGAAGAGCGGCAAGGGCGGCGACGGAAAGAGCGGGAACGCATGA
- a CDS encoding isochorismatase family protein, which translates to MSRALIVADVQNDFCEGGSLAVKGGAEIAFKLGEILHTWQEADQRDKAYDYVVATRDHHVDPGAHFSARPDYRDSWPPHCVAGTDGAGFHPNLDPQPFDAVFDKGEYAAAYSGFEGRAKNGAMLADWLRDHDVTEIDIAGLTTDYCVHLTAVEAARMGISTRVLLDLTAGVAADTTRAAVEAMRAAGCELVGAPIVRD; encoded by the coding sequence ATGAGCCGTGCGCTGATCGTCGCGGACGTGCAGAACGACTTCTGCGAGGGCGGCAGCCTCGCCGTGAAGGGCGGCGCGGAAATCGCGTTCAAGCTCGGCGAGATCCTGCACACCTGGCAGGAGGCCGACCAGCGGGACAAGGCGTACGACTATGTCGTGGCCACTCGCGACCACCACGTCGACCCCGGCGCGCACTTTTCCGCGCGGCCGGACTACCGCGACTCCTGGCCGCCGCACTGTGTCGCCGGCACCGACGGCGCGGGCTTCCATCCCAACCTCGACCCGCAGCCCTTCGACGCGGTCTTCGACAAGGGTGAGTACGCCGCGGCGTACTCCGGCTTCGAGGGCAGGGCCAAGAACGGCGCCATGCTGGCCGACTGGCTGCGCGACCACGACGTCACCGAGATCGACATCGCCGGGCTGACGACCGACTACTGCGTACACCTGACCGCGGTCGAGGCGGCCAGGATGGGCATCTCCACCCGCGTGCTGCTCGACCTCACCGCCGGGGTGGCCGCCGACACCACCCGCGCCGCCGTCGAGGCGATGCGGGCCGCGGGATGTGAGCTGGTGGGCGCCCCGATCGTCCGCGACTAG
- a CDS encoding nicotinate phosphoribosyltransferase — MGLSPAVPTGSDTGPTTALLTDQYELTMLRAALADGTAHRRAVFEVFARRLPHGRRYGVVAGTGRLLDALERFRFDEETVAFLRRRGIVDDATADWLRDYRFRGNMWGYAEGECYFPGSPILVVEGTFAEAVLLETLALSIYNHDSAIASAASRMTAAAGSRPIVEMGSRRTHESAAVAAARAAYVAGFASTSNLAAGRCYDLPTGGTSAHAFTLLHDSEEEAFAAQVAALGMGTTLLVDTYGVREAVRTAVEVAGPGLGAVRIDSGDLAVLAHDVRAELDALGATDTRILVSGDLDEYAIASLVAAPVDRYGVGTALVVGSGHPTAELVYKLVARSVGTEPDSPMEGVAKLSTGKPTHKGRKWAHRRLEDGTAVAEVVGTHPECTVDGCRPLLVPLVTEGKIVGREPIAAARERHLRSRAELPPTALKLSRGEPVLPTTYDDGEHAGHTGQLEQTGHTRGEGGAR, encoded by the coding sequence ATGGGCCTTTCCCCCGCAGTGCCCACCGGGTCGGACACCGGGCCGACCACCGCACTGCTCACCGACCAGTACGAACTCACGATGCTGCGCGCCGCGCTCGCAGACGGCACCGCGCACCGGCGGGCCGTGTTCGAGGTCTTCGCCCGCCGGCTGCCCCACGGGCGCCGGTACGGCGTGGTCGCGGGCACCGGCCGGCTCCTGGACGCGCTGGAGCGGTTCCGCTTCGACGAGGAGACGGTCGCCTTCCTGCGCAGGCGGGGGATCGTGGACGACGCCACCGCCGACTGGCTGCGCGACTATCGCTTCCGCGGCAACATGTGGGGATACGCCGAGGGCGAGTGCTATTTCCCCGGCTCACCTATCCTGGTGGTCGAGGGAACCTTCGCCGAGGCGGTCCTGCTGGAGACGCTCGCCCTCTCCATCTACAACCACGACAGCGCGATCGCTTCGGCGGCGTCCAGGATGACCGCCGCCGCCGGGAGCCGCCCGATCGTGGAGATGGGTTCCCGGCGTACACACGAGAGCGCGGCCGTGGCGGCGGCCCGGGCGGCCTACGTCGCGGGGTTCGCGAGCACCTCCAACCTCGCCGCCGGCCGCTGTTACGACCTGCCGACCGGGGGCACCAGCGCCCACGCGTTCACGTTGCTGCACGACTCCGAGGAGGAGGCGTTCGCCGCACAGGTCGCCGCCCTCGGCATGGGCACCACGCTGCTGGTGGACACCTATGGCGTCCGGGAGGCCGTGCGGACCGCGGTCGAGGTGGCCGGTCCCGGCCTGGGCGCGGTCCGGATCGACTCCGGTGACCTCGCGGTCCTCGCCCACGACGTACGCGCCGAACTCGACGCGCTCGGCGCCACCGACACCCGCATCCTGGTCAGCGGCGACCTGGACGAGTACGCCATCGCCAGCCTGGTCGCCGCACCGGTCGACCGGTACGGCGTCGGCACGGCCCTGGTCGTCGGCAGCGGCCATCCCACGGCCGAACTCGTCTACAAGCTGGTCGCCCGCTCTGTCGGCACCGAACCCGACTCGCCGATGGAGGGCGTGGCCAAGCTGTCCACGGGGAAGCCCACCCACAAGGGGCGCAAGTGGGCGCACCGCCGGTTGGAGGACGGAACCGCCGTGGCCGAGGTGGTGGGCACGCACCCCGAGTGCACGGTCGACGGCTGCCGCCCGTTGCTGGTCCCGCTGGTCACCGAGGGGAAGATCGTCGGCCGGGAGCCGATCGCCGCGGCCCGCGAGCGCCACCTGCGGTCCCGGGCGGAGCTGCCGCCGACCGCGTTGAAGCTGTCGCGGGGGGAGCCGGTGCTGCCGACGACGTACGACGACGGCGAGCACGCGGGACACACGGGGCAGCTCGAGCAGACGGGGCACACCAGGGGCGAAGGAGGAGCACGATGA
- a CDS encoding MoaD/ThiS family protein: protein MAIEVRIPTILRPHTGGAKTVEGAGATLSELFDDLEARHSGLKDRLVQNDDLRKFVNVYVNDEDVRFQGGLNAPVSDGDVVTVLPAVAGG, encoded by the coding sequence ATGGCTATCGAGGTTCGCATCCCGACGATCCTGCGCCCCCACACCGGTGGCGCGAAGACGGTGGAGGGCGCCGGCGCGACCCTGAGCGAGCTGTTCGACGACCTGGAGGCACGTCACTCCGGGCTGAAGGACCGGCTGGTCCAGAACGACGACCTGCGCAAGTTCGTCAACGTCTACGTCAACGACGAGGACGTTCGCTTCCAGGGCGGGCTGAACGCCCCGGTCTCCGACGGCGATGTCGTCACCGTGCTTCCCGCGGTGGCCGGCGGCTGA
- a CDS encoding Mov34/MPN/PAD-1 family protein, with translation MLTIDQATRDAIVAHARADHPDEACGIVAGPIGSDRPERHVAMTNAERSPTFFQFDSQEQFRVWRDMDDRDEEPVVIYHSHTATEAYPSRTDIGYAAEPQAHYVLVSTRECGSEEGPVEFRSFRILDGEVTEEEVRVVPAYDRDPEPDPTA, from the coding sequence GTGCTCACGATCGATCAGGCGACGCGCGACGCGATCGTCGCCCACGCGCGCGCCGACCACCCCGACGAGGCCTGCGGCATCGTCGCCGGGCCGATCGGTTCCGACCGGCCCGAGCGCCATGTCGCGATGACCAACGCCGAACGTTCCCCGACGTTCTTCCAGTTCGACTCCCAGGAGCAGTTCCGGGTCTGGCGGGACATGGACGACCGGGACGAGGAACCGGTGGTGATCTACCACTCGCACACCGCCACCGAGGCCTATCCGTCCCGTACGGACATCGGCTACGCCGCGGAGCCGCAGGCCCACTACGTGCTGGTCTCGACCCGGGAGTGCGGGTCGGAGGAGGGCCCGGTGGAGTTCCGGTCGTTCCGGATCCTGGACGGAGAGGTCACCGAGGAGGAGGTTCGAGTGGTTCCGGCGTACGACCGTGACCCCGAGCCCGACCCCACCGCCTGA
- a CDS encoding PLP-dependent cysteine synthase family protein — MRFSSMLESVGQTPLVGLPRLSPSPEVRLWAKLEDRNPTGSVKDRAALRMIEEAEKDGLIRPGATLLEPTSGNTGISLAMAAKLKGYRLVCVMPENTSEERRQLLRMWGAEIVSSPAAGGSNEAVRVAKALSEDHPDWVMLYQYGNPANALAHYEGTAPEILADLPSVTHVVAGLGTTGTLMGVGRFFHEHKPDVTVVAAEPRYGELVYGLRNIDEGFVPELYDPKLIDSRFSVGPRDAVRRVRELLDTEGIFAGISTGAVLHAAIAQAHQAVKAGRSADIVVIIADGGWKYLSTGAYEGTLDAAEEALDSQLWA, encoded by the coding sequence ATGCGTTTCTCGTCAATGCTGGAATCGGTGGGACAGACGCCGCTCGTAGGGTTGCCGCGCCTGTCGCCGAGCCCCGAGGTGCGCCTGTGGGCGAAGCTCGAGGACCGCAACCCCACCGGGTCGGTGAAGGATCGCGCCGCGCTGCGGATGATCGAGGAGGCGGAGAAGGACGGCCTGATCCGCCCCGGCGCGACGCTCCTCGAACCCACCTCCGGCAACACCGGCATCTCGCTGGCGATGGCGGCCAAGCTCAAGGGCTACCGCCTGGTCTGCGTGATGCCGGAGAACACCTCCGAGGAGCGGCGCCAGCTGCTGCGGATGTGGGGCGCGGAGATCGTCTCCTCACCGGCGGCGGGTGGGTCCAACGAGGCCGTGCGCGTGGCCAAGGCGCTGTCGGAGGACCACCCCGACTGGGTGATGCTCTACCAGTACGGCAACCCCGCCAACGCCCTCGCGCACTACGAGGGAACCGCGCCGGAGATCCTCGCCGACCTGCCGAGTGTCACGCACGTGGTGGCCGGTCTCGGCACCACGGGCACCCTGATGGGCGTCGGCCGGTTCTTCCACGAGCACAAGCCCGACGTCACGGTGGTCGCCGCCGAGCCACGGTACGGCGAGCTGGTCTACGGCCTGCGCAACATCGACGAGGGCTTCGTGCCGGAGCTGTACGACCCGAAGCTGATCGACTCCCGCTTCTCGGTCGGACCGCGCGACGCGGTGCGCCGGGTCCGCGAGCTCCTCGACACCGAGGGCATCTTCGCCGGGATCTCCACCGGTGCCGTGCTGCACGCGGCGATCGCCCAGGCACACCAGGCGGTCAAGGCCGGCCGCAGCGCCGACATCGTGGTGATCATCGCCGACGGCGGCTGGAAGTACCTCTCCACCGGCGCCTACGAAGGCACGCTGGACGCCGCCGAGGAGGCGCTGGACAGCCAGCTCTGGGCATGA
- a CDS encoding DUF2017 domain-containing protein: MTSGFRSRRGVITATLAAEEAQLVRGLIGELVELVRSETPISAPPPEDTLAALVGHLGSTEPPEDEVLARLFPSAYADDEEAAGEFRRFTEYGLRDGKVKSAETVLESLGDPEYSDQVTVSLNAEEAQCWLRTLTDLRLALGTRLGVEEDDEDRWASLPEEDRRRQVYGVYVWLGWLQESLVSALW; encoded by the coding sequence ATGACGAGTGGCTTCCGGTCCCGCCGCGGGGTGATCACCGCGACCCTCGCGGCCGAAGAGGCGCAGCTCGTCCGTGGGCTGATCGGCGAGCTGGTCGAGCTGGTGCGCAGCGAGACCCCGATCTCGGCCCCGCCGCCCGAGGACACCCTCGCGGCCCTCGTCGGGCACCTCGGTTCGACCGAGCCGCCGGAGGACGAGGTGCTCGCCCGGCTGTTCCCCTCCGCGTACGCCGACGACGAGGAGGCGGCCGGCGAATTCCGGCGGTTCACCGAGTACGGCCTGCGCGACGGCAAGGTGAAGAGCGCAGAGACCGTGCTCGAGTCGCTGGGCGACCCGGAGTACTCCGACCAGGTGACGGTCTCCCTGAACGCAGAGGAGGCGCAGTGCTGGCTGCGTACCCTCACCGACCTGCGGCTGGCCCTGGGCACCCGGCTCGGGGTGGAGGAGGACGACGAGGACCGCTGGGCGTCGCTGCCGGAGGAGGACCGCCGGCGGCAGGTGTACGGCGTGTACGTCTGGCTCGGCTGGCTGCAGGAGTCCCTGGTCTCCGCCCTCTGGTGA